The proteins below are encoded in one region of Metallibacterium scheffleri:
- the atpD gene encoding F0F1 ATP synthase subunit beta, which produces MTGLDKNDVEPAQGRVVTVRGAIVDVEFADSALPPVHTALRVTWDRPGAMLLEVQGHLNLHTARCIALQNTAGLARGTPVRSTGASVRVPVGDAVLGRLLDVVGHVRDLGPALPADTPLRSIHNPPPTLEQETAAIEVFETGIKVIDLLAPMAQGGKAAMFGGAGVGKTVLVMELIHAMVEKYRGISVFAGVGERLREGHEMLSDMRDSGMLARTVLVYGQMNEPPGARWRVPHSALTIAEYFRDQKRQNVLLLMDNVFRFVQAGSEVSTLLGRLPSRVGYQPTLGSEVAALQERIASVAGTAVTAIQAVYVPADDFTDPAVTTISSHMDSMIMLSRQLAAEGFYPAVDPLASTSALLDPLVVGVEHYRIAERARETLARFKELQDIIALLGVEELAASDRLVVKRARRLQRFLSQPFMVTEAFTGTPGRTVTRADTLAGVRAILEGEADAWAESSLYMVGTLDDARQKELASTRATSAGGAAK; this is translated from the coding sequence ATGACCGGCCTGGACAAGAACGACGTTGAACCTGCGCAAGGCAGGGTCGTCACGGTGCGCGGTGCCATCGTCGACGTGGAATTTGCCGACTCGGCATTGCCCCCTGTCCACACTGCGTTGCGTGTCACCTGGGATCGACCCGGAGCCATGCTGCTCGAAGTGCAGGGGCACCTGAATTTGCATACGGCGCGTTGCATCGCCCTGCAAAACACGGCTGGTCTGGCACGCGGCACGCCGGTGCGATCCACGGGGGCATCCGTGCGGGTCCCGGTCGGTGATGCAGTACTCGGACGCCTGCTTGACGTGGTCGGACACGTGCGTGACCTTGGACCGGCGCTGCCGGCCGATACTCCCCTGCGCAGCATCCACAATCCGCCACCCACGCTGGAGCAGGAGACGGCGGCCATCGAGGTCTTCGAAACCGGGATCAAGGTCATCGATCTGCTGGCGCCGATGGCGCAGGGAGGCAAGGCTGCGATGTTCGGTGGCGCGGGCGTCGGCAAGACCGTGCTGGTGATGGAACTGATCCATGCGATGGTCGAGAAGTACCGCGGCATTTCGGTGTTCGCGGGCGTCGGCGAGCGCTTGCGCGAGGGGCACGAGATGCTAAGCGACATGCGCGATTCCGGCATGCTTGCGCGCACGGTGCTGGTCTACGGACAGATGAACGAACCTCCCGGTGCGCGCTGGCGGGTGCCGCACAGCGCCCTGACGATTGCCGAATACTTCCGTGACCAGAAACGCCAGAACGTGCTGCTGTTGATGGACAACGTGTTCCGCTTCGTGCAGGCCGGAAGCGAAGTGTCGACGCTGCTGGGCCGGCTGCCTTCGCGCGTGGGCTACCAGCCGACCCTGGGCAGCGAAGTGGCGGCGCTGCAGGAGCGCATCGCCTCGGTGGCCGGCACCGCGGTCACCGCGATCCAGGCGGTCTACGTACCGGCGGACGACTTCACCGATCCGGCGGTAACGACCATCTCCAGCCATATGGACAGCATGATCATGCTGTCGCGCCAGCTTGCCGCCGAGGGCTTTTACCCGGCCGTCGATCCCCTGGCCTCGACGTCGGCGTTGCTCGACCCGCTGGTGGTGGGCGTGGAGCACTACCGTATTGCCGAACGCGCCCGCGAGACCTTGGCGCGGTTCAAGGAACTGCAAGACATCATCGCCTTGCTCGGCGTGGAGGAGCTTGCCGCCAGTGACCGGCTGGTGGTCAAGCGCGCACGGCGCTTGCAGCGCTTTCTCAGCCAGCCGTTCATGGTGACCGAGGCCTTCACGGGCACGCCCGGGCGCACCGTGACGCGCGCGGATACCTTGGCTGGCGTGCGCGCGATCCTCGAGGGAGAAGCCGACGCCTGGGCGGAAAGCTCGCTGTACATGGTGGGAACACTGGACGATGCGCGGCAGAAAGAGCTGGCATCAACACGTGCGACATCCGCCGGGGGGGCGGCGAAATGA
- a CDS encoding HlyD family secretion protein: MTGPRRTALLVLVAVLVVAVIVFSTPLRTLVFGPAQGPANIVVSGNIEAHQSVLGFTDVEAPITYLPFDEGEEVKTGAVLARVDDRLYRQQVQMDLAALGTAREQVAVDQSSLAAARKTVASDQLDLTQKQRDLARDATLTKPGFVSRQTYDLAVTAAGQSAAVLARDEALVKVAVDNVSLAEANLKTAQAKVALDRVTLSYTTLRAPFSGVLAIREAELGEVAGPGVAIFTLDDLGHVWLRAYVNEQDLGRVRLGEPVTVTTDTYPGHIYHGRIGFIASQAEFTPKTVETHAERVTLVYRIRIDIDNPNHELLPGMPADASIALLPAGK, encoded by the coding sequence ATGACGGGCCCTCGTCGTACCGCGCTGTTGGTACTGGTGGCGGTGTTGGTTGTCGCGGTGATTGTTTTCTCGACGCCGTTGCGCACGCTGGTATTCGGCCCCGCGCAGGGGCCCGCCAACATCGTCGTTTCGGGCAACATCGAGGCACACCAGAGCGTGCTTGGCTTTACCGATGTCGAAGCCCCGATTACCTATTTGCCCTTCGATGAAGGCGAAGAAGTCAAGACCGGCGCCGTGCTCGCGCGTGTCGATGACCGGCTCTACCGGCAGCAGGTGCAGATGGATCTTGCCGCGCTGGGGACGGCCCGGGAGCAAGTTGCCGTCGATCAGAGCAGTCTTGCCGCGGCACGCAAGACCGTGGCCAGCGATCAACTGGACCTGACGCAGAAGCAGCGTGACCTGGCGCGCGATGCAACACTCACCAAGCCCGGTTTCGTCTCGCGCCAGACCTACGACCTCGCCGTAACCGCAGCAGGTCAATCGGCCGCGGTACTGGCGCGGGATGAGGCCCTGGTGAAAGTCGCGGTCGACAATGTCAGCCTGGCCGAGGCCAACCTCAAGACCGCGCAGGCCAAGGTTGCCCTGGATCGCGTGACCTTGTCCTACACCACGCTGCGCGCGCCCTTCAGCGGCGTGTTGGCGATACGTGAAGCCGAATTGGGCGAGGTGGCAGGACCCGGAGTCGCCATCTTCACCCTCGACGATTTGGGCCATGTCTGGCTGCGCGCTTATGTCAATGAGCAGGATCTGGGGCGCGTGCGTCTCGGTGAGCCGGTGACGGTCACCACGGATACGTATCCAGGTCACATTTATCACGGACGCATCGGCTTCATCGCCTCGCAAGCCGAATTCACGCCCAAGACGGTGGAAACCCACGCCGAGCGGGTAACCCTGGTCTATCGCATTCGTATCGACATCGACAACCCGAACCATGAGCTGTTGCCCGGCATGCCCGCGGATGCCTCGATCGCATTGTTGCCGGCCGGAAAATGA
- a CDS encoding MFS transporter, translating into MMTAAPDPPVAAAETVSPDHAQIIRLLDDAPMRLPHVLAWALASGGTLITGLAVFMLGISMPLLVRDLALSPVQTGLVAAALFAGGVPGGALGGWLADRIGRKPVFLLDMGLLALAAMVSALTWDAWLLIAAQCVVGIGAGMDFPASGSYVAECMPHRKRSRMLVATIACQALGLLLAALLAMALLHLAPSIEAWRWFLGMQALVAVLFLLARINMAESPRWLMGQGRNREAVHMLARFVPVDRQQLEAMASRLGDAVHFVARVPHTKKSLGYAELFHPAYLRSTLLCTLPWFLMDIATYGVGLFTALLLTDLHFEGPHLPLVQQVAALARGTGLIDLFWLLGFVLGLWAVARFGRIRMQVTGFAGMVAGMLVLWASTLLAGGAGQHIALVFAGFVVFNLFMNMGPNSTTFILPTELYPTQLRATGSGFAAAISKIGATAGVLTLPLIESAWGVPTVLALMAGVSLLGLLSTWAFGIYGHGLTLEQHQTRILPLHRHAATTSDFS; encoded by the coding sequence ATGATGACCGCCGCGCCCGATCCGCCAGTTGCCGCAGCGGAAACCGTCAGCCCCGACCATGCGCAGATCATTCGTTTGCTCGACGACGCACCGATGCGCCTGCCGCATGTCCTGGCGTGGGCGCTGGCCAGCGGCGGCACGCTGATTACCGGGTTGGCGGTGTTCATGCTGGGCATCTCCATGCCCCTGCTGGTACGTGATCTCGCCCTGTCGCCGGTGCAGACGGGCCTGGTCGCGGCGGCGCTGTTCGCCGGTGGCGTGCCCGGCGGCGCACTGGGCGGGTGGCTGGCCGATCGCATCGGCCGCAAGCCGGTCTTTCTGCTCGACATGGGACTGCTGGCGCTGGCCGCCATGGTGAGCGCGCTGACCTGGGATGCCTGGCTGTTGATCGCTGCGCAATGTGTGGTGGGCATCGGCGCCGGCATGGATTTCCCGGCCAGTGGCAGCTATGTCGCCGAGTGCATGCCACACCGCAAACGCAGCCGCATGCTGGTGGCGACCATTGCCTGCCAGGCACTCGGGTTGCTGCTGGCGGCCCTGCTGGCCATGGCCTTGCTGCACCTGGCGCCAAGCATTGAGGCATGGCGCTGGTTCCTCGGCATGCAGGCACTGGTCGCCGTGCTGTTTCTGCTGGCCCGCATCAACATGGCCGAGAGTCCGCGCTGGCTGATGGGACAGGGACGTAATCGCGAAGCCGTGCATATGCTGGCGCGTTTCGTGCCCGTGGACCGGCAGCAACTGGAAGCCATGGCCTCGCGGCTGGGCGACGCGGTGCATTTCGTCGCGCGCGTGCCGCACACAAAAAAGTCGCTGGGCTATGCCGAATTGTTTCACCCGGCTTATTTGCGCAGCACGCTGCTATGCACGCTGCCGTGGTTCCTGATGGATATCGCCACCTACGGAGTGGGCCTGTTCACCGCGCTGTTGCTGACGGACCTGCATTTCGAGGGGCCGCATCTGCCCCTGGTGCAACAGGTTGCTGCGCTCGCGCGCGGCACCGGGTTGATCGACCTGTTCTGGTTGCTGGGCTTTGTGCTGGGCTTGTGGGCGGTGGCGCGCTTCGGCCGCATTCGCATGCAAGTGACCGGCTTTGCCGGCATGGTGGCGGGCATGCTTGTGTTGTGGGCCAGCACGCTGCTGGCAGGTGGCGCCGGACAACACATCGCCCTGGTGTTCGCGGGTTTCGTGGTGTTCAACCTGTTCATGAACATGGGGCCCAACAGCACCACGTTCATCCTGCCGACCGAGCTGTACCCCACGCAGTTGCGTGCAACCGGATCCGGATTTGCCGCCGCGATTTCAAAAATCGGCGCGACGGCGGGCGTGCTGACCTTGCCCTTGATCGAATCCGCGTGGGGTGTGCCCACCGTGCTGGCCCTGATGGCCGGGGTGAGCCTGCTCGGGCTGCTCAGCACCTGGGCATTCGGCATCTACGGCCACGGGCTCACGCTGGAACAACATCAAACCCGGATTCTGCCGCTGCACCGACACGCAGCAACGACTTCGGATTTCAGTTGA
- a CDS encoding F0F1 ATP synthase subunit A, translating into MQSPLHNPALFHLGPIPITQAVVTTWVIMALLLSGAALLRRRLQLLPSRSQAAFELVVATVDAQIRDTMQLEPGPYRAFIGTLFVYIFLANWSSLMPGVKPPTAQLETDMALALLVFIAVIGFGIRAGGIRGYLATFAAPSPLMIPLNFFESLTRTFSLFVRLFGPRQQNLWASFGSGSLPST; encoded by the coding sequence ATGCAATCGCCTCTGCACAATCCGGCGCTGTTCCATCTCGGTCCGATACCGATCACGCAGGCCGTGGTGACCACTTGGGTGATTATGGCATTGCTGCTGTCCGGCGCCGCGCTGCTCAGACGCCGCCTGCAACTGCTGCCTTCGCGCAGTCAGGCGGCTTTCGAGCTGGTCGTCGCCACGGTGGATGCGCAGATCCGCGACACCATGCAGCTTGAACCAGGCCCTTACCGCGCCTTCATCGGTACGTTGTTCGTCTATATTTTTCTGGCCAATTGGTCTTCGCTCATGCCCGGGGTCAAGCCACCGACTGCGCAACTCGAAACGGATATGGCGCTGGCACTGCTGGTATTCATCGCCGTGATCGGCTTTGGTATTCGTGCTGGCGGGATACGCGGTTATCTGGCGACATTCGCAGCGCCGAGTCCGCTGATGATTCCGCTGAATTTCTTCGAGAGCCTCACGCGCACGTTTTCCCTGTTCGTGCGTTTGTTTGGGCCTCGTCAGCAAAACCTGTGGGCGAGCTTCGGCTCAGGTAGCTTGCCAAGCACATGA
- a CDS encoding ATP synthase subunit I, whose translation MNTWLLRAASAHASWPLLLPGLLLGFLAGFAYFHAVWRNARALVSGRHKVLTTVAMAFGRFILLAGLLFLAAQAGAMVLLLTASGVLAGRFVVMRRVRRDR comes from the coding sequence ATGAACACCTGGCTTCTGCGCGCCGCCTCGGCGCATGCGTCATGGCCGTTGCTGCTGCCCGGGTTGCTTCTGGGGTTTCTTGCCGGGTTCGCGTATTTTCATGCCGTCTGGAGGAATGCGCGTGCACTGGTATCCGGCCGGCACAAGGTGCTGACCACCGTGGCCATGGCATTCGGCCGGTTCATCCTGCTGGCAGGCTTGCTGTTTCTGGCGGCGCAGGCGGGCGCCATGGTTTTGCTGTTGACGGCATCGGGCGTACTGGCGGGCCGCTTCGTAGTCATGCGTCGCGTGCGGCGGGATCGCTGA
- a CDS encoding F0F1 ATP synthase subunit epsilon: MKLRIVTPLSIEVDEDGVESLRAEDASGGFGILPRHADFLTSLSISVVSWTRADGAQRYCAVRRGVLTMSGGREVRIATREAVVGDDLARLDTAVLARFRADLDLERTQRVEGTRLQINAIRLIMRYLRAGQYRGSGIG, from the coding sequence ATGAAGCTGCGCATCGTCACCCCGCTGTCGATCGAAGTCGATGAGGACGGTGTGGAATCACTGCGCGCCGAAGACGCCAGTGGCGGTTTCGGCATTCTCCCCAGGCATGCCGACTTCCTTACCAGCCTGTCGATCTCGGTGGTGAGCTGGACACGCGCCGATGGAGCGCAGCGTTATTGCGCGGTTCGCCGCGGTGTATTGACCATGTCCGGCGGACGCGAAGTACGCATCGCCACGCGCGAAGCCGTGGTGGGTGACGATCTCGCGCGGCTCGACACGGCCGTACTGGCGCGCTTCCGCGCCGATCTCGACCTCGAGCGCACGCAGCGCGTGGAAGGCACGCGCCTGCAGATCAATGCCATTCGACTGATCATGCGTTACCTGCGCGCGGGTCAGTACCGTGGCAGCGGAATCGGGTGA
- a CDS encoding ABC transporter permease: MNLRRLLAMAYKEALQIWRDPRSLAIALLMPLMQMGLLGYGVSLDIKHVPMCMYDQENSQISRSIVNAFDAGGWFSISKVPHSQAGIRNAMNRGDCIAAVVIPVDFSRTLATTGTANIQAVFDATDVNTTNIALGYIQGVVAQVNARIQTQWAAAHGVQPSQLGQVDLQPSTWFNETLDSRNFIIPGVVAVILALVGAQLTSLTVSREWERGTMEQLISTPVTALEVMLGKLTPYFIIGMVDAAICLSLAVFWFDVPFHGTLLTLFAATALFSLVILGIGYLISVRIRSQLGASQIALYVTLLPTTLLSGYTFPIDQMPAPIQTLTLIVYPRYYVTILRGIFLKGSGILDLWQPLSGLVIFAVIIIWLAARAFHKRLD, encoded by the coding sequence ATGAACCTGCGCCGCCTGCTGGCGATGGCTTACAAGGAGGCCCTGCAGATCTGGCGCGATCCGCGCAGTCTGGCCATCGCGCTGCTCATGCCACTGATGCAGATGGGGCTGCTCGGCTATGGCGTGAGTCTGGACATCAAGCATGTGCCGATGTGCATGTACGACCAGGAAAACAGCCAGATCAGCCGCTCGATCGTCAATGCATTCGACGCCGGCGGCTGGTTTTCGATCAGCAAGGTACCGCACAGTCAGGCAGGCATTCGCAATGCGATGAACCGTGGCGACTGCATCGCGGCAGTCGTGATTCCGGTCGACTTCTCGCGCACGCTGGCCACCACGGGCACCGCCAATATACAGGCGGTGTTCGATGCCACCGATGTCAATACCACCAATATCGCTCTGGGCTATATCCAGGGTGTGGTGGCGCAGGTCAACGCACGGATCCAGACGCAATGGGCCGCCGCGCACGGCGTGCAGCCGTCGCAGCTCGGCCAGGTTGATCTGCAGCCCAGCACCTGGTTCAACGAAACACTGGACAGCCGCAACTTCATCATCCCTGGTGTTGTGGCGGTGATCCTCGCCCTGGTGGGCGCACAGCTGACCTCGCTGACCGTTTCGCGCGAGTGGGAGCGCGGCACCATGGAGCAGTTGATCTCGACCCCGGTGACCGCGCTCGAGGTCATGCTGGGCAAGCTCACTCCCTATTTCATCATCGGCATGGTGGATGCGGCAATCTGCCTGAGCCTGGCCGTGTTCTGGTTCGACGTGCCCTTTCACGGCACCTTGCTCACCCTGTTCGCGGCGACCGCATTATTCAGCCTGGTGATCCTCGGTATCGGTTACCTGATTTCGGTGCGCATCCGCAGTCAGCTTGGCGCCAGTCAGATCGCCCTGTATGTGACTTTGCTGCCGACCACGCTGCTCTCGGGCTATACCTTCCCGATCGATCAGATGCCGGCCCCCATCCAGACGCTGACCCTCATTGTCTATCCGCGCTATTACGTCACCATCCTGCGCGGCATTTTCCTCAAGGGCAGCGGCATCCTCGACCTGTGGCAGCCCCTGTCGGGCCTGGTGATTTTTGCCGTGATCATCATTTGGCTGGCCGCGCGCGCCTTCCACAAGCGATTGGACTAG
- a CDS encoding AtpZ/AtpI family protein, whose amino-acid sequence MSEKPVHPDDADDALVRQARLHSTRLQHQADDGQSSVTRHLAQIGVLGLTIVVPMLLGLFAGHWLDHACGTGLMFTGALLILGLILGSWSAWNWIKRA is encoded by the coding sequence ATGAGCGAAAAGCCCGTACATCCGGACGATGCCGACGACGCACTGGTACGGCAGGCGCGCCTGCACAGCACGCGCCTGCAGCATCAAGCGGACGACGGCCAGTCCTCGGTCACGCGCCATCTGGCGCAGATCGGCGTGCTCGGTTTGACTATCGTGGTGCCGATGCTGCTTGGACTCTTCGCGGGGCATTGGCTGGATCACGCCTGCGGAACAGGGCTGATGTTCACCGGCGCGTTGCTGATCCTGGGGCTGATCCTGGGCAGTTGGTCGGCCTGGAACTGGATCAAACGCGCATGA
- a CDS encoding ABC transporter ATP-binding protein yields the protein MSTLEFAVQVRALSKSFGPLHAVRGVEFSVEPGEIFGLVGPDGAGKTTTMRMLAGVLRPDAGAVTVDGIDVTADPEAAKLRLSYMPQRFGLYDDLSIAENIFFYAELFGVPRKQRIARSQELMRAAGLTGFERRLAGQLSGGMKQKLGLICALIHTPRVLLLDEPTTGVDPVSRRDFWAILYNLRESGVAILMATAYMDEAERCSRLALFHEGEIRHCDTPARLKASMPGALLAISAPQPRAVRDALAGKPGVLGVLLMGDQVHVRVDDAARRIPELRALLSRQGMADAQIEPAEPGIEDVFVALLGAPAT from the coding sequence ATGAGCACGCTCGAGTTCGCCGTGCAGGTGCGCGCGCTGAGCAAAAGCTTTGGCCCGCTGCATGCGGTTCGCGGCGTCGAGTTCAGCGTCGAACCTGGCGAGATTTTCGGTTTGGTCGGACCCGATGGCGCGGGGAAAACCACCACCATGCGCATGCTTGCTGGCGTGCTGCGTCCGGATGCAGGTGCCGTCACGGTCGATGGCATCGACGTGACCGCCGACCCTGAAGCCGCCAAGTTGCGCTTGAGCTACATGCCACAGCGCTTCGGGTTGTATGACGACCTGAGCATCGCCGAGAACATTTTTTTCTATGCGGAGCTTTTCGGCGTGCCGCGCAAGCAGCGTATCGCGCGCAGCCAGGAATTGATGCGCGCCGCCGGGCTGACGGGATTCGAACGCAGGCTGGCCGGGCAACTCTCGGGCGGGATGAAGCAGAAACTCGGCTTGATCTGCGCGCTGATCCACACGCCGCGCGTGCTGCTGCTCGACGAGCCGACCACAGGCGTCGATCCGGTTTCGCGACGCGACTTCTGGGCCATCCTCTACAACCTGCGCGAGAGTGGTGTGGCGATCCTGATGGCCACCGCGTACATGGACGAGGCCGAACGTTGTTCGCGCCTGGCGCTGTTCCACGAGGGTGAAATTCGCCATTGCGACACGCCGGCGCGGCTGAAGGCCTCCATGCCCGGTGCGCTGTTGGCCATCAGCGCGCCGCAACCGCGTGCCGTGCGCGACGCGCTCGCGGGCAAACCCGGGGTGCTGGGGGTGTTGTTGATGGGCGATCAAGTGCATGTGCGGGTGGACGACGCCGCCCGCCGCATCCCCGAGCTGCGCGCGCTGCTGTCCAGGCAAGGCATGGCGGACGCGCAGATCGAACCGGCCGAGCCGGGGATCGAGGATGTCTTCGTGGCCTTGCTGGGTGCACCGGCAACATGA
- a CDS encoding ABC transporter permease, whose product MFERLSAMLTKEFLQIRRDRGAMLRLIVPLVVQMMVFGYAATFTVHNVSTVVLDLDQSQASRSLISHFVASGRFDVVEEARTDAQVKSAIDQNVALMAIVIHAGFQRDLQNGKGAPLQVILDGTNSNTALIALGYISQIVTQFSSDEASKLLPPHASLARPEIGVTLQTQPWFNSGLEDRWFFIPGVIGSLTLLQVVSLTAFAIVREREVGTLEQIMVSPIRPVEFILGKTVPFFLIGLGDITLVSTIGIFWFKVPFIGDPLVMLAGATLFLLAAIGIGLLLSTFSKTQQQAFSLNFFFVNPLFILSGFAFPIAAMPTALQWFTLINPLRYFLIVIRAVFLKGVGFTVLWPDLAAMAALAAVMLTVSVLRFRSSLNA is encoded by the coding sequence ATGTTCGAACGCCTCTCCGCGATGTTGACCAAGGAGTTCCTGCAGATTCGGCGTGATCGTGGCGCGATGCTGCGCCTGATCGTGCCCCTGGTCGTGCAAATGATGGTATTCGGCTATGCCGCGACGTTCACCGTGCACAACGTCAGCACCGTCGTGCTTGACCTCGACCAGAGCCAGGCCAGCCGCAGCCTGATTTCGCATTTCGTTGCATCGGGACGCTTCGATGTGGTCGAAGAAGCCAGGACCGATGCCCAGGTCAAGAGCGCCATCGATCAGAACGTGGCGCTGATGGCCATCGTCATCCACGCCGGGTTCCAGCGCGACCTGCAAAATGGCAAGGGCGCGCCGTTGCAGGTCATCCTGGATGGCACCAACTCCAACACCGCGCTGATCGCGCTGGGTTACATCAGTCAGATTGTCACGCAGTTTTCGAGCGACGAAGCCAGCAAACTGCTGCCCCCGCATGCCAGCCTTGCGCGACCCGAAATTGGCGTCACGCTGCAAACCCAGCCCTGGTTCAATTCGGGCCTGGAAGACCGCTGGTTTTTCATACCCGGCGTGATCGGCAGCCTGACCTTGCTGCAGGTGGTGAGCCTGACCGCTTTCGCGATCGTGCGCGAACGCGAGGTCGGCACGCTGGAACAGATCATGGTCAGCCCGATCCGGCCGGTCGAATTCATCCTCGGCAAGACCGTGCCGTTCTTTCTCATCGGGCTGGGCGACATCACCCTGGTCAGCACGATCGGCATCTTCTGGTTCAAGGTTCCGTTTATCGGCGATCCCCTGGTGATGCTGGCTGGCGCCACGCTCTTTTTGCTGGCAGCGATCGGCATCGGGCTGCTGCTGTCGACATTTTCCAAAACCCAGCAGCAGGCGTTCTCGCTCAACTTCTTTTTCGTCAACCCGCTGTTCATTCTCTCGGGCTTTGCCTTTCCGATCGCGGCCATGCCCACGGCTCTGCAGTGGTTCACGCTGATCAATCCGCTGCGTTACTTCCTGATCGTGATCCGCGCGGTCTTCCTCAAAGGGGTCGGATTCACGGTGCTGTGGCCCGATCTTGCGGCGATGGCGGCATTGGCCGCGGTCATGCTTACCGTGAGTGTGCTGCGCTTCCGCTCGTCATTGAATGCCTGA
- a CDS encoding ABC transporter ATP-binding protein — MSTSTESAVVARGLTRRFGPFTAVDHLDLSIARGEVMGFIGPNGAGKSTTIRMFCGLLTPSSGNATVAGFEVGSQSQAVREHIGYMSQKFSLYGDLTVRENLHFFGGIYHVPQHELPERMAFALSMAALKGQEDALVNTLAGGWKQRLALGCAILHRPPVLFLDEPTSGVEPAARRMFWDLIHDLASTGVTILVSTHYMDEAEYCNRIALIDRGKLVAMGSPGELRAHGLGGDLLEVACSPLGAALKVLTGAPGVVEAAIFGDKLHVVVTADGLTIDTLSVFLTQHGIQTGPTRKVLPSLEDVFVRLVSHAQDMRNVA, encoded by the coding sequence ATGAGCACCAGCACTGAATCCGCCGTTGTCGCTCGCGGCCTGACCAGGCGCTTCGGTCCTTTCACCGCGGTCGATCACCTGGATCTGTCCATTGCTCGCGGCGAGGTGATGGGCTTCATCGGTCCCAATGGCGCCGGCAAGTCCACCACCATCCGCATGTTCTGCGGCCTGCTCACGCCCAGCTCCGGCAATGCCACGGTGGCCGGGTTCGAGGTGGGCAGCCAGTCGCAAGCGGTGCGCGAGCACATCGGCTACATGTCGCAGAAGTTCTCGCTTTACGGCGATTTGACGGTACGTGAGAACTTGCACTTTTTCGGCGGCATCTATCACGTGCCACAACACGAGCTGCCCGAACGCATGGCGTTCGCCTTGTCCATGGCCGCGCTCAAGGGTCAGGAGGACGCGCTGGTGAATACGCTCGCGGGCGGCTGGAAGCAACGCCTGGCGCTGGGTTGCGCCATCCTGCACCGTCCGCCGGTACTGTTCCTCGATGAGCCGACCTCGGGCGTGGAACCCGCGGCGCGGCGCATGTTCTGGGATTTGATCCACGATCTGGCAAGCACTGGCGTCACCATTCTGGTGTCCACCCACTACATGGACGAGGCTGAATACTGCAACCGCATCGCCTTGATCGACCGCGGCAAACTGGTGGCCATGGGTAGCCCGGGCGAGCTGCGCGCCCATGGCCTGGGAGGCGATTTGCTCGAGGTCGCATGCAGCCCGCTGGGCGCCGCTCTCAAGGTGCTGACGGGTGCGCCGGGCGTGGTCGAAGCCGCCATTTTCGGCGACAAGCTGCACGTGGTGGTTACGGCAGACGGTTTGACCATCGACACCCTGTCGGTGTTTTTGACCCAGCACGGCATCCAGACGGGACCGACGCGCAAAGTGCTGCCCAGTCTGGAAGACGTGTTCGTGCGGCTGGTGTCGCACGCGCAGGACATGAGGAACGTGGCATGA